The following coding sequences lie in one Cloeon dipterum chromosome 1, ieCloDipt1.1, whole genome shotgun sequence genomic window:
- the LOC135942342 gene encoding blood vessel epicardial substance-like isoform X5 yields MKFWWLLLVVLCVLSPVLADDNSTIEEDYGPLNEDEDEEADATEDDLHLESQDEESDGDSYHNWFNSSKYNISVIATWLQNIHCVKWAPPNHMYFQMANTFFFLSYLAPNGTYGILYLRCTLLVGCALFALWGWTVLCSLDAFLWNANFVAINFVHVCVLLYYLRPIKFSREIEEVYMALFYPLKVSRHQFKKVLDCMKEIRSLRYQEVYAHEKSTKVDSLSLVLSGKLVVSQNGRALHIVFPHQFLDSPEWFGVSTDEYFQVSITAMEEARVLLWHRDKLKLSIITDQFLQAVFDHILGRDVVKKLMQVSPQTLMPGD; encoded by the exons ATGAAATTctggtggctgctgctggtggtgcTGTGCGTGCTCTCGCCCGTGCTGGCCGATGACAACTCCACCATCGAAGAAGATTACGGGCCCCTGAATGAGGACGAGGACGAGGAGGCCGACGCCACCGAGGATGACCTGCACCTCGAGAGCCAGGATGAGGAGAGTGACGGGGACTCGTACCACAACTGGTTCAACTCGTCCAAGTACAACATCTCGGTGATTGCGACTTGGCTGCAGAATATACACTGCGTCAAGTGGGCCCCTCCGAACCACATGTACTTTCAAATGGCCAACACGTTCTTTTTCCTGTCGTACTTGGCGCCCAACGGCACCTACGGCATCCTCTACCTGAGGTGCACCCTGCTTGTCGGCTGTGCTTTGTTCGCCCTCTGGGGCTGGACAGTGTTGTGCTCGCTGGACGCTTTCCTCTGGAACGCAAACTTTGTTGCCATTAACTTTGTCCATGTCTGTGTTCTGCTGTACTATCTTCGTCCCATCAAATTCTCACGGGAGATAGAGGAG GTGTACATGGCCCTGTTTTACCCTCTCAAAGTGTCAAGGCACCAGTTCAAAAAGGTGCTTGACTGCATGAAAGAAATCCGCTCACTCAGGTACCAAGAAGTGTATGCTCACGAGAAATCCACTAAAGTAGACAGCCTCTCCTTAGTTTTGTCTGGAAA ACTTGTCGTTTCGCAGAATGGTCGAGCCCTTCACATTGTATTTCCTCATCAATTCCTAGACTCTCCAGAGTGGTTTGGAGTATCCACTGACGAGTACtttcaa GTGTCAATAACTGCCATGGAGGAGGCGCGAGTTCTGCTTTGGCATCGGGACAAGTTGAAGCTGAGCATAATCACCGACCAGTTCCTGCAGGCAGTGTTTGATC
- the LOC135942342 gene encoding blood vessel epicardial substance-like isoform X6, with amino-acid sequence MKFWWLLLVVLCVLSPVLADDNSTIEEDYGPLNEDEDEEADATEDDLHLESQDEESDGDSYHNWFNSSKYNISVIATWLQNIHCVKWAPPNHMYFQMANTFFFLSYLAPNGTYGILYLRCTLLVGCALFALWGWTVLCSLDAFLWNANFVAINFVHVCVLLYYLRPIKFSREIEEVYMALFYPLKVSRHQFKKVLDCMKEIRSLRYQEVYAHEKSTKVDSLSLVLSGKLVVSQNGRALHIVFPHQFLDSPEWFGVSTDEYFQVSITAMEEARVLLWHRDKLKLSIITDQFLQAVFDHILGRDVVKKLMQPQTLMPGD; translated from the exons ATGAAATTctggtggctgctgctggtggtgcTGTGCGTGCTCTCGCCCGTGCTGGCCGATGACAACTCCACCATCGAAGAAGATTACGGGCCCCTGAATGAGGACGAGGACGAGGAGGCCGACGCCACCGAGGATGACCTGCACCTCGAGAGCCAGGATGAGGAGAGTGACGGGGACTCGTACCACAACTGGTTCAACTCGTCCAAGTACAACATCTCGGTGATTGCGACTTGGCTGCAGAATATACACTGCGTCAAGTGGGCCCCTCCGAACCACATGTACTTTCAAATGGCCAACACGTTCTTTTTCCTGTCGTACTTGGCGCCCAACGGCACCTACGGCATCCTCTACCTGAGGTGCACCCTGCTTGTCGGCTGTGCTTTGTTCGCCCTCTGGGGCTGGACAGTGTTGTGCTCGCTGGACGCTTTCCTCTGGAACGCAAACTTTGTTGCCATTAACTTTGTCCATGTCTGTGTTCTGCTGTACTATCTTCGTCCCATCAAATTCTCACGGGAGATAGAGGAG GTGTACATGGCCCTGTTTTACCCTCTCAAAGTGTCAAGGCACCAGTTCAAAAAGGTGCTTGACTGCATGAAAGAAATCCGCTCACTCAGGTACCAAGAAGTGTATGCTCACGAGAAATCCACTAAAGTAGACAGCCTCTCCTTAGTTTTGTCTGGAAA ACTTGTCGTTTCGCAGAATGGTCGAGCCCTTCACATTGTATTTCCTCATCAATTCCTAGACTCTCCAGAGTGGTTTGGAGTATCCACTGACGAGTACtttcaa GTGTCAATAACTGCCATGGAGGAGGCGCGAGTTCTGCTTTGGCATCGGGACAAGTTGAAGCTGAGCATAATCACCGACCAGTTCCTGCAGGCAGTGTTTGATC